The proteins below come from a single Vanessa cardui chromosome 7, ilVanCard2.1, whole genome shotgun sequence genomic window:
- the LOC124531002 gene encoding larval/pupal rigid cuticle protein 66-like has translation MFSKVAIFALLVAVAHSSAVHGGNYNSFSYGVSDPHTGDVKSQHETRVGDNVVGQYSLLESDGTRRTVDYAADAHSGFNAVVRKDPAVIAHAAPVYSAAAVYAAPIAHAARAVYSAPVATSYAAPAVVSAPVAYAARVAPVAYGSYASPLAYNAYAAAPLAHGYAYGAHGAVAAPLAHGYSYGAHGLGYAGRLY, from the exons ATGTTCTCCAAG gTAGCAATCTTCGCTCTGCTTGTCGCAGTAGCCCACAGCAGCGCCGTCCACGGTGGCAACTACAATAGCTTCTCCTATGGAGTTTCCGACCCTCACACCGGTGATGTGAAGAGCCAGCACGAGACCCGCGTCGGCGACAACGTGGTCGGCCAGTACTCTCTCCTGGAGTCCGACGGCACCCGCCGCACCGTCGACTACGCCGCCGACGCGCACTCCGGCTTCAACGCCGTCGTCCGCAAGGACCCGGCCGTCATCGCCCACGCCGCTCCCGTCTACTCCGCTGCCGCCGTCTACGCCGCTCCCATCGCCCACGCCGCTCGCGCTGTCTACTCCGCTCCCGTCGCCACCTCCTACGCCGCTCCCGCTGTGGTCTCTGCTCCCGTGGCGTACGCTGCCCGCGTCGCTCCCGTAGCCTACGGCTCCTACGCCTCTCCCCTCGCCTACAACGCGTACGCCGCCGCTCCTCTTGCCCACGGCTACGCCTACGGCGCTCACGGAGCTGTCGCTGCTCCCCTTGCCCACGGCTACAGCTACGGTGCCCACGGTCTCGGTTACGCCGGACGCCTCTACTAG
- the LOC124531006 gene encoding larval/pupal rigid cuticle protein 66-like, whose amino-acid sequence MFSKVAIFALLVAVAHSSAVHGGNYNSFSYGVSDPHTGDVKSQHETRVGDNVVGQYSLLESDGTRRTVDYAADAHSGFNAVVRKDPAVIAHAAPVYSAAAVYAAPIAHAARAVYSAPVATSYAAPAVVSAPVAYAARVAPVAYGSYASPLAYNAYAAAPLAHGYAYGAPLAHGYAYGAHGLGYAGRLY is encoded by the exons ATGTTCTCCAAG gtAGCAATCTTCGCTCTGCTTGTCGCAGTAGCCCACAGCAGCGCCGTCCACGGTGGCAACTACAACAGCTTCTCCTATGGAGTTTCCGACCCTCACACCGGTGATGTGAAGAGCCAGCACGAGACCCGCGTCGGCGACAACGTGGTCGGCCAGTACTCTCTCCTGGAGTCCGACGGCACCCGCCGCACCGTCGACTACGCCGCCGACGCGCACTCCGGCTTCAACGCCGTCGTCCGCAAGGACCCGGCCGTCATCGCCCACGCCGCTCCCGTCTACTCCGCTGCCGCCGTCTACGCCGCTCCCATCGCCCACGCCGCTCGCGCTGTCTACTCCGCTCCCGTCGCCACCTCCTACGCCGCTCCCGCTGTGGTCTCTGCTCCCGTGGCGTACGCTGCCCGCGTCGCTCCCGTAGCCTACGGCTCATACGCCTCTCCCCTCGCCTACAACGCGTACGCCGCCGCTCCCCTTGCCCACGGATACGCCTACGGTGCTCCCCTTGCCCACGGTTACGCCTATGGTGCCCACGGTCTCGGTTACGCCGGTCGTCtctactaa
- the LOC124531003 gene encoding larval/pupal rigid cuticle protein 66-like: protein MFSKVAIFALLVAVAHSSAVHGGNYNSFSYGVSDPHTGDVKSQHETRVGDNVVGQYSLLESDGTRRTVDYAADAHSGFNAVVRKDPAVIAHAAPVYSAAAVYAAPIAHAARAVYSAPVATSYAAVSSPVAYAARVAPVAYGSYASPLAYNAYAAAPLAHGYAYGAHGAVAAPLAHGYSYGAHGLGYAGRLY, encoded by the exons ATGTTCTCCAAG GTAGCAATTTTCGCTCTGCTTGTCGCAGTAGCCCACAGCAGCGCCGTCCACGGTGGCAACTACAACAGCTTCTCCTATGGAGTTTCCGACCCTCACACCGGTGATGTGAAGAGCCAGCACGAGACCCGCGTCGGCGACAACGTGGTCGGCCAGTACTCTCTCCTGGAGTCCGACGGCACCCGCCGCACCGTCGACTACGCCGCCGACGCGCACTCCGGCTTCAACGCCGTCGTCCGCAAGGACCCGGCCGTCATCGCCCACGCCGCTCCCGTCTACTCCGCTGCCGCCGTCTACGCCGCTCCCATCGCCCACGCCGCTCGCGCCGTCTACTCCGCTCCCGTCGCCACCTCCTACGCTGCGGTCTCCTCTCCCGTGGCGTACGCTGCCCGCGTCGCTCCCGTAGCCTACGGCTCCTACGCCTCTCCCCTCGCCTACAACGCGTACGCCGCCGCTCCCCTTGCCCACGGATACGCCTACGGCGCTCACGGAGCTGTCGCTGCTCCCCTTGCCCACGGCTACAGCTACGGTGCCCACGGTCTCGGTTACGCCGGTCGTCTCTACTAG
- the LOC124531001 gene encoding larval/pupal rigid cuticle protein 66-like has translation MFSKVAIFALLVAVAHSSAVHGGNYNSFSYGVSDPHTGDVKSQHETRVGDNVVGQYSLLESDGTRRTVDYAADAHSGFNAVVRKDPAVIAHAAPVYSAAAVYAAPIAHAARAVYSAPVATSYAAPAVVSAPVAYAARVAPVAYGSYASPLAYNSYAAAPLAHGYAYGAPLAHGYAYGAPLAHGYSYGAHGLGYARY, from the exons ATGTTCTCCAAG gTAGCAATCTTCGCTCTGCTTGTCGCAGTAGCCCACAGCAGCGCCGTCCACGGTGGCAACTACAACAGCTTCTCCTATGGAGTTTCCGACCCTCACACCGGTGATGTGAAGAGCCAGCACGAGACCCGCGTCGGCGACAACGTGGTCGGCCAGTACTCTCTCCTGGAGTCCGACGGCACCCGCCGCACCGTCGACTACGCCGCCGACGCGCACTCCGGCTTCAACGCCGTCGTCCGCAAGGACCCGGCCGTCATCGCCCACGCCGCTCCCGTCTACTCCGCTGCCGCCGTCTACGCCGCTCCCATCGCCCACGCCGCTCGCGCTGTCTACTCCGCTCCCGTCGCCACCTCCTACGCCGCTCCCGCTGTGGTCTCTGCTCCCGTGGCGTACGCTGCCCGCGTCGCTCCCGTAGCCTACGGCTCCTACGCCTCTCCCCTCGCCTACAACTCGTACGCCGCCGCTCCTCTTGCTCACGGCTACGCCTACGGTGCTCCCCTTGCCCACGGTTACGCCTACGGTGCTCCTCTTGCCCACGGTTACAGCTACGGTGCCCATGGTCTCGGTTACGCCAGATACTGA